DNA sequence from the Colletotrichum higginsianum IMI 349063 chromosome 10, whole genome shotgun sequence genome:
TCTACGTCTCCACCATCGCTGTTGGCGACGAGCCCAACGACGACACCACCGAGTACGAGGGTCAGGTCTGCCGCACCGTCTGCTCCGGCCTCAACGGCCTCGTGCCCCTCGAGTCCATGCAGGGCCGtaaggtcgtcgtcgtctgcaACCTGAAGCCCGTCAAGATGCGCGGCATCAAGTCGTGCGCCATGGTTCTGGCCGCCTCCcccaagctcaaggaggGTGAGGTCGACGACCACAAGGGccccgtcgagctcgtcacGCCCCCCGCCGACGCAAAGGCCGGCGAGAGGGTCTACTTCGAGGGCTGGGAGGGAGAGCCCGAGGGTGTCCTGAaccccaagaagaagatctgGGAGACCTTCCAGCCCggcttcaccaccaccgacgaCCTGGCTGTCGccttcgacgccggcgtcgtcgaggccctcggcaAGCAGGGTGTCGGCAAGCTGGTGACCAAGTCTGGTGGCCTTTGCACCGTTCCCAGCCTGAAGGACGCCGTTGTGCGGTAATGGGAGTAAGAAAGATTATAAGACAGGAAACAGGAGAGATTGAGGCTCTTTTGATGTCTTTATTGTCAATGATGAAAAATGAAAAGCTGAACGCAAAAGTGAGTTACTGGGTCATCAAAAGCTAGAAAAAATATCCCCCCTTTGCATCTAATAAGCCTCATGTATGTGTTTGCTGTTGGGCCAGGCGTTTGTGACGGTCATCTTTCTGCTGGTTCCCCTGGACTTGCTGCGTTGCCTCGTGAAGCGCACACCGACATTATCTTCCAGACGCAACAAGCCGCCATGTGTATGTTTTCCTTCCCGTCTCGGATCCCTTGAACACCCTCTCCGTCCATGTTACCTTGCTTTCCCCAAGCTGCCTTCCCCGATCCTCTCCATCCGCAAACCACAAAAGTCAGAGGGTATCCCACACCAGGCCGCTCCCTCCCACGACCCTTCAAGAGACACAAGAGCATCTATCGCCCACCATGGAAATCCCACAGCCGGTCCTCAaagccgtcgccgtcgccctctcgatcggcatcctcgtcgagctcgtcgtcctcgcgaACATCTCCAGCTGGTATCGCGAGAACCGCATGGGCTGGAAGCCCGACACGGGCCGCCccgtcgccaacgacgacgacgacgacgacgatgacggtgagGCTCGCCAGGAGTCTGCCCCTCCCCAGCGAGACACTCGGATGCCGCCGGTAGACCACACGCTCTGAATGCGCCCCGTGGTTCTTTCGGTCAGTCGTCAGCTTCGTCAGCTTCGCCCAGCCCTTTCGTCTTCCATCGGGCCAGCGCTCCGATGCGCCGTACGTGCTCCCATGGGACGCGACACCCGCGACATCTCTTGTCTTCAAGAAGGCACATGCCAATACAAGTGAGCTGCTGGGTACGTGGAATACTGTGATACGGCCATGGCAATGGCTAGAGGACTGACGTCCGCATGGAATAGGACGCCTTAAGTTTCTGAGTCGTTGAAGGAACATTTTACGGGCACACGAGATACCTCTTCTCAAGTAGCAAGTTACGGGATACCATCACACACTAAAAAAGGACGAACCCTGTCCCCCTTTTTCGACGAAAAATCTCTTCGCATAGTGACCATGTGCTTTGTACATTTGCAATAACTTTTGAGCTCCATCCACCGTCTAGGGTATGACCACACACGCGCGCACACGCCTCCCAACTGATAGGAAAATCTTACAGGACTCATGCCTGTttcttgccggccttgctgctcgccttcttcttgaccgACGCCACGAGCCTGCtgagctcctcgtcctccgccttcctctcccccttggacttcttggccttcttgccctccctctccgccggcgcctcgtcgtcgtcgccgccgccggccttcctcttcttgcggccctcctcgagcagcttCTGCATCGCCTCGGTGCCCTTGAACTTGGGGTTCGAGGGGTCGATGGCGTACTCGTGGCTCTCGAACACGGCCTTGAAgcggtcgtcgtcgacgtccatCCGGAAATCCTGCTGCAAGCCGACGTTCTCGTCCCcaccggccgccgccttcttggccgccagacgcttggccgccttgcccttcttcttcttgagcttctccGCCTTGAGAATCTCGTTCATGTCGAAATGGTCCAGGTGCGCCGCCTGCTCGTTGTCATTCTCGTCCGCCAtcagcagctgcagctgtGCCTTCTGCTccgccttctccttttcctcgGCTTCGCGCGCCGCACGCTTCGCCAGGCGCTCTTCCTTGCGGACCGACGTCTTCGTCTtggacgccgccaccggctcATCGGTCGTGAAGAAAGGGTCGTCGAAGCCGAGGTCCTCTCCCGCGTCGCcaacctcttcttcctctgcgGGCTCTGCGACCTCTGCGGTCGCCGTGCCGCCCTCGCGTCTGGCGCGGGCTGCCtcgcgcttcttctccttgcgcTCGCGTTCCTTGCGCTTGTACTTCTCGAtcgtcgtctcctcctcctctggcttcttgtccttcttgctTTCTGTCAGGGCGGGCGTGAATGTGATCTCCATCTCGCCAACGGGGCCGTCCTtggacttcttcttctcctcctcggcgcccaaCCCCAGGGCCTCTCTCATCTTCCGGCGGGCGAGCTCTTTCTTGGAGAGCTTGGGCTCGGCAGCCGCCTCCTCAccctctttcttctcctcgtcttcgaagCCCGCGAACGAATCACCATCGTCCTCGCTGTCGCTGGCCAGGTACGCCTTCAGGTCGTTCTCCTCGAGCTGCGAGCGGCTACCGGTAAAGGCACGGTTGATGGAGGCCTTGCGCGCAGCGTCATCGGGGTTGATGTCCCATGTGAGCTTGACCTTGGAGTGTTGTAGGGCGTCGGTGGTGAACTCGACGGGCTTGTATCCCTCCGGCATCTTGTCGCATTCGTCCCTGGGCTCGTCGTCAAAGGTGACATCGTCGGGGATGAATCGCAGGTCGAGGAAGTTGGATGATGACTGGTACTCGGTGCCGTCGGTGGCCTCGTAGAGCTTCTGTGCTGTCGTCTTGTCGGAGACGGTCATGACGGCGTAGAAGTATCGCAGCCGGTCGAGCTGGTACTTGCGCAGCGCATCGTGGTCAAAGTCCTCcgcgtcgccctcctccaacaGCTCCTTCTTGATCGCCTCTTCCTCTGCTTCGCTGTCCTCGCTATCTTCGTCGGAACCATCGGACTTCTTGAAGATCTCCTTCGGAGGACCTTCCAGCTCCTCGCGCCCCATGCGCTCTTTGCCGAACTCGCTAGGGTACACCGAGACCTTCTCGATGCGGCCGCCGGTGGAGGGCAAAAAGCTGGCGAAGAGAGCAAACAGATCTGCCGATTTTATGTTGTCCCAGTCAAGGTTGACGATCGCTATGCGGTTCGTGActtcgccatcctcgacgtcggcttgCTCGTCGTGCAGGCGCGACATGGACGCTTTGGGGTCGGCCACGGCAGTGGTTTCTTCGTCCGactcgtcatcgtcgtcggacTCGGACTCAGACTCAGACTCGGAGAAACCGCCACCACGCGCGGGATCGTACTTCGCGTTGGCCTTTGCCAGCTCGCGCTCCActacgtcgtcggcctcgacctccaTTCCCTtgtcctgctcctcctcatcctcctcttcaccATCCTCAGGCTCGTAGAGTCGCTGCAgagccttcttcttggtgtcGGACTTGACTTTTCGGCCGTAACGATCGACTTTTGCGGTGCCTGTGAAAGAGTCGTCCTTCAGCATGCGGGAGAAGCGCTTGTCGATTGTCGTCTTGGTCTGCTTCTTGGATGGAAGGCGGAAGCGAGGGTCGGTCTCGAAATTCGAGAACCGGGAGTCGGCGATTTGGCCGTTTTTGCCATTTTTGCTCGATTTTGAAGACATGGTTGCAATGTGGAATTGAAGGTTGCGGGATGATGCAAATCTTCGCCGTATCGCATGCAACTGGAAAATGCTACTCGGCCGTGGGGGTCGATGAAAATTTAGTGGGGCACACAAGATGTTCTGCCAGAAAAGCGGTCAGTTGGGGGCACCTGTTGCGCCAGGTGGAAGCCCAGTAGCCAGCTGGCAACGGCTGTGCTGCCTtggaggaagatgaagaggaagcCATTCCCATCTGCAAGTCTATGAATACGCCTTttgttttttcttccttgCACCTTCCTCTTGCGAATGGAGCCTCGCTTCGTGCGCCTTCCTTAAGCACAAGCCTGAGTTTTTTTTAATACTACCTATAAGAGCCAGCCCTTTTCTTAACCTACACACCCTTTTCAACTTCCGCCAGACCACAACACAACAAGCTaccacaacaacaacaacaaccagcTCCACTCTTTAGTTGCTTGATCACTTTCAGGTCTTACTTGTCCCTTTCAGAACTCTCCATACTCACTGCAAATTTGCTCCAGCTACCCAAGCTCTTGCTCTTTCCTTGTTATCCCTTCACCCTCTCCCCTACCTTAAATTTCGAACCCTCTGTGGCCAAGTATCTTTTCTTCCCACTTGCACTTTCCTCATCGATTCTAGGAATCCTTTTTCCAGACAGCCAAGCTCTTTTCATCTTAAGTTGACGCTCTTGCCTTCGTCATGGATTTCCCTCTCAAAGGCCATAAGGGAAAGAAGGCAATCCTTCCGCCTTGGTCGTCTTACAAACCATCAGAAGACAAACTCGAGAACACTTCGCACTCAGAAGATCAGACCGCTTTCCACTTTATCTCACACTCGAAAGATCGCAAGCTTGCCAACTTTTCTTCCCAGACCGAGGATGAACTTCTTCAACAGCAATTCATGAGTATGCATGATTTGTACGAGCCCAGTTGCCTTCCGCCAGTGCCCAACACTATGGAGGAAAACTCAGATCTCTTTGTTCGTCAAGAGGTTGACAACAATGACAGCACcaagagagaagaggaagaagacacAGAAATgatcttggccagctcgaACACTGTCGCGTCACTAGCTCATTCAACTGCAACCACTGACCGTTCTGAGATTCTGACTAGAACAATGGACGCTGAAGTCAGCCAGAGCGAGATGGATGATGAGGAAATGCAGGAAAGCATGGACGATGAACTGATGATggacgccgaagacgactCAGAGTACGAGGTTCAAGAACAGGCTTTAGGTACAAAGCTCGccggaaagaaaagaaagcGGGTGACATTTGCTGACGACAACACTACAAAAGATTCAGTCACACGACAAGCTCGTACAGCCCAAGAGTACACAGTCTTTCTCAGACAAAAGGCTGACAAGAACCTGAAGAGGGACTTCATCCGTCAGATCCAGGTGAAGCGTAAGGCAGGTATCACTGACATTGTCTTACAGCCTCCCAAAGCGAaacgccggcggcagcgaagAACAACGAACAATCACCTCAGCGACCTAGAAGAGCTTGGTTCTAGTGCCTTGCCTGAACTCGGAGCTATCCCGAACCCCAACCAGGCCAAGGTGTCGAGGCAAGTGAGAATGCGACAGATTGCTATGGCCACTACCGAAGGAGACAGTAACAGACACCTTGGGTCGCAGCGGGAGGACGCAAGACTGGGGATGAAGATCTGGGGCCGTGGGGTTGTCACTTGCGTTGGTGTCTCTGACTACTTGCTGAGGGGCATGAAGACGCCTGTTCGGGGATGGCAGCTACAGGCCTCAGCCCGCATGGTCATCAGAGAGAATGCTACAGAGCGACCCAACGGAGGCATCTTGGGAGACCAAATGGGTATGGGGAAAACCCTCACCAGTCTTCTGCTTATAGTAGGTTGTCCCCCCCTGTCTGAGGACATTCAAGCGGGCTGCGGTGGTACGCTTGTGGTTGTCCCCGGGCCCAATGTCCTGAAGGAATGGTCAGAGGCCATCATCAAGCATACCAGCGCCATTCAGCCTGGAGACGTGCTGGTTTTCAAGAAGGGTTCCAACACTCTGGAGATCAGCCAGATCGCCCAGTACAAGATTGTGTAAGTCTTGCTTCGTTCGTTGCTCTACTTTAGCCACAACTGACCACTTTTGCATAGCATCACGACATATCAGGAGCTCCTCAAGTATCCTTCGGGAAAGAAGATGGAGGCTCTGATCACGAAGCATGGCAAGGGAACGCAAGCGCTCCGAGCGGCCGTGAAGCAAATCGCCGGCCCCCTGTTCGACATCGAGTGGTACCGCGTTGTGTTTGACGAGCTTCATACCATCAAGAATTCGGAGACTCAGAGTAGGTCCGCCTGCGAGGCTTCTTCACACAGCTGCTGACCGACACCTTCAACAGCATTCCTTTCCTGCTACCAGTTGAACACCAAGAGAGTCTGGGGACTCAGCGGGACTCCACTGATCAACCAATGCAAAGGTGCGACCTCACTCACtgcccctctccccctcctcttgtTCACACAATCGCTAACCGGGAATTTCCAATCGCAGAGATCTATCCCTATGTGAAGCTCGTCCGGGTAGAGGGTATAGACACAAAGAAGGACTTCATCCGAATTTACAAGAAGGGAGTACGTCTTGTGAACACCTGATAGGAGCAACGTTCCTCAAAGCTGACCGAATCGTAGCCCGATGCCGCCAGGAAATTGGACGCGTTGATCAACCAGATCACAATCCGCAGGTAAGCTTGACTCGGACTTGACCAACAACCCCCCTCGCCCCCCGGAACAGACTGACGAGATGATGGCATGGTAGGAACCATGAAGACGAGTTCTTGGGAAAGCAAATGCTGGAGGGCATTCCCAACTTCGACGCCGAGATCCGTTGGGTCAACCTGTCCGAGGAAGAACGGCTCATCTATGAGTAAGTGGAACAGACCAGTCCTTATCAAATCCTTCGTTTCTAACATCTTACCAAGCGCCATCACCGATCACTTCAAAAGCAAGGCGTCGATTGTCGCAATGGCCAACAAGAGAAGAGCCATATCGCACCCCTATCTGCTCGAGAAGTCGTTCCTCGAAAAGATCGACTGCGCGGCCATTCGGGCGTTGATCGACAGCctcaaggaggtcgagggcaGGAGATGGGTCTATCACCAGATTGGAAGACGGACCAGCAGAGAGGACCCGGACACCGCCTCTGCCACCCAGCAGCCCGACAGCGATGACGAAGAGGCCCCCGCTCTCACGCCCCAGGAAATCAGCTACGTCCCGATGGACCCTTTTGGCAAGTCCAGCTTTGGAGGCATGTTCTCCATGTCTCGCCTGCTTGAGGGTACGATTGCCGAGAAAGAGATTGTCGACATCAAATGCGGCATATGCAAGCAGAGGCAGCAAGCCGACCCATGGCGCATCGCTGAGGTAGGAGAATcgtctcccccctcctccccggaACCCTTTATCCCGCATCTTATCCTCTCCCCTTAATATTGTGAACCTTGAGAAAACCGTATGCTGAGTAGTCTCCAGTGCAACCACATCATCTGCGGTGCATGCTTCTACAAGAAAATGCTCAAACTGAAGAAATGCCCGACGTGCAAACACCCGTTGGACAAGCTCAAAATTGAACGGGTCCCGACCCTCAAGGCCATGGCTCAGGGGCACGTCTCGGAGGCGACGGAGGAGTCTGGCGACGAGGATTCAGACAACGAGGAGTCCGACAACGAGGATCCCCACGACGAGACCTTGGTCACCAACAATGCGACCAGCAGGCAGATAATTGCGGCGAAGAGTCGCAAGGTCCAGGAGAACCgcgagaggaagagggtCATGCGGCGCAAGCACGGTGCCGACTACATTAACAACCTCCCTGTCCTCGACGATAACGATGCCATGTTCGTCAACATCAGCGTGAACTGGAACGGCGGCGTCCCTTGCCCCGGCACCAAGCTCACAGTCGCCAAAGAGATCATCCTCCAGTGGCAGATGGAGGCGCCCGAGGACAAGATCATCAGTACGTAGTGACTGTCtaccccccttccctcgtCCATCTGTGGTAATCACACCCTTGTCCGCGTTCCTGCGACACTAACTTTTTATCTTGCCAGTCTTCATTGAGTTCATCAAGACCGCGGTCCTTCTGGGTGTTGTCCTGAACCTCGAGGGGATTCCGTTCGTGTACCTCAACGGCAAGCTCACCACAAAGGAGAAGATTGACGCGGTGGACGCTTTCAAAAATGATCCAAAGGTCAAGATTCTTGTAAGTCAGCCCCCCTCGCCCCGTCGCCCCAGCTCCCCCTGAGTACAACAAGTAAGCATACTGACACTGACCTCCCACTCGGCAAGATTGCCTCGATGAGAGTCGGCGGCCAGGCCCTGAACCTGACCTGCGCCAACCGGATCATCCAGATCGACTCGTGGTGGAACGAGTCCGCCGGCGACCAGGCCAACGGGCGCGTCAACCGCATGGGCCAGCTGAAGCCCTCGCACGCCGTTGCCATCAAGGCGCGCGACACCATCGATGAGTACATCACGGACCTGCAAGGCCGCAAGACGCAGGAGATAGAATATGTCATgcaggacgacggccgcgtcACCGAGATGCTCAGCGACTTTGAGAGGATGGCCCTTACTGCCCCTATCGCGTGGGACGAGACGAAGCAGCGCTTGATCGAAGAGATTGAGGAGGAGAACGGTCCCGAGAGCGTTCTGGGCGTTCATTGATCTTTTGACACAGCTTGCAGACTGGACACGACAAAGACTGCTTGAGGCGGGAGTTTGCTATTGGGAAAGCGCGGCAGAGGTAGACAaaggtgggtgggtggtcTGGACATCTGCAAGGGCTCTTGGAGACACAGACTTTGAGGTTGCTCTAGCTACTGGCTGCAGGGGCACTGAGGTCCTCTGGTTGGCGATAGGACATTCAGGGTCTAGTCATGATGAAAGAAAACCTACCTCTCTCAACTTGGTCACTTAGTTAGGAAAAGAGGTATGGCATGTACGAATAGATAAGAAAAAGCACCAAAAGAGACAACCATCTCACCAAACCCAAGCTCCGTGTGTATATGATGAACCAAGTGTCCATGGGAGTGGGCCTGTTCGGAGGCCAGCAGAGAACGAACCAGTTGCTTAGCTATTGGGAAGAGGCTCTTTCAACAAGGAACACAGACGGAAGACTCTCTTCGGGGGttctttccctttctttttctttcttccccctccttcaccCCCAAAAACATCCTTCAACAGAATTCTAGAAAAAGGAGAGTAAAAGAAAGTACCTTGTTGTGGTCAGAGTTGATTTATGGTTGCAACTCGACGTcacgggagggggggggggggggggggggggcaaagAAGCTGGCACTTTGCGTCTCTTACACAAATCTTGTAGGCAAAGACTTTTGTTTCCTTTTTTGATGATGATCTTCTAATGTTAGAAAATTAGGAGACTAACAaactcccctccccccaccttcttcccctttcgTGGTCAGTCACTCACCTGCCCTGTTGTATTACCCTGCCACATCTGTCACCCCAGCGTCCCATCAAAATACTGCATGCATACCCGCAGAGGCTTAATGTAAGAGATGAAGAAATAAAGGGGGAATTAATTTAAGAAAAATCAGATAGGAGACACCTGTCCCTGggtcgtcatcttcgtcaacGTCACGTCAGATGTTCGACAGAGGGGTAACCAGAGGAAATGTGGACACGACATCCCACCACACACAGAACGACAGGCGCAGCATCTTGTCTACGGATTTGCATCATTCCAACCCACGCACCCGTAAATCCCTCTCTAATTTACCTCAGAAACCTGGAAGGGACTGGGACACGGCGTAGTtgaaaggaggagggggtaAATTGGGAGCCGAGTTCGTGCTCACGTGGCTCGGCCAAGCACGACAGGCGAAAATAGCACCGCCGGATCGCAATCGTGAGTAGGGGGCCACCTAGGAAAGGCAATCTCACCACGCCAGGGGGTCACCTGTCTTCCAAGAGATGCTCCTGAATCTTTCTCAGCACACCCATGGGTTGGGGTTGCCGCAGGATCGACACAACTTGGCCGGGAACCGGCCCTCCACGCCAACCTTGTACGGGATAAACGACACGGGCCCTGCATACACTATTAACCCCTTGCCTTCTTACAATGTATCTCCCCAAAAGCCCAGGGGTCGGGATTCCACCCGGGGGCCCCTTGGGTCTCTGATGCTTTGAGCTCTTTGTGCTTTTCTCATCCCAGCGCGGTCTacccgccggcggcatccaCCCATTTTCTCCTTCCGTCAAATTGGAACTTGGATATTTGCAAATGGACGGGTATCCAACAGCCAGgaccccccccttccccaaaTCCTCACCCCAACCGCGATACGTAATTAGCTCAGCTCTTCCCATGATGGGCGCAGGTAGGCGCAGGCGGCACAAGCACTCTGACACGGGAACAACTTGCGAGAAGAAAACCGACTCTCGCCGGAGTCAACTCCGTTGCCGGACCATCTAATTCAGCGACGAAACGAGGGTGTGACACCGCGAACGCCAGGTCTGCGAAGCGAATCCTTCGGACTTGGAAACGACCTTTTGTTCGCCTGAAAAGGAAAGCCCGAAATAACTTTCACTATAACCTTTCCTCTCAGACAGCTGCAAAAAGTCAAGGTTTGGTTGAAGTGCTGACACGGGAGCTTGGGTACCGGGGTCATCGGTCTGCCGCGGGGGCGAGAGAGAGTTGGGAACTGAACTCTCTAAAGACGCACCAGCGTGAGCAGTGTTATTGCGAATGACCATAGCGTTGATAACATTCCCGCAAGGTAGTACATGATGGTAGGCCGACTTTTGAGGATCTAGGTGGAGACAAAAGATCGACGTCTCGGTGCCTTTGGAGCCTTGGTCCTCTGAGGAGAATATCCACGGCAAAAGGGATTACCTTCATCTCCGGTGTCGACATGCTAGCTGATACCAAAAAAGAGAAAACGAGTGGCGTGTAGTCTAGTGGGAGGACCGCTGGCCATGGCTGAAAGACTACCTGCCCTGCTCCGATCGCAACAAATGCACTGCCGGCCCTAGCATCAAGGTCtttgtcgagggcgtcacGCGCTTCACCCAGACATGGTGTTGAGGCGAAGGCCTGAGAGTGCCGATAGCATAGTGGTTTTTAGTCTGCGCGTCACATCGTAAACCTAGCGCGCTTACGTCGGGTGTAAAAGCGGTTAGACTGCATGAGGTCCTCTGACGAACTCAATATGAAGGTCGCGGAGTGAACACTCCGTCACATCCGCAGAGCACCTTCACGGAAGCCTGACGGAGATGGTCATAGCTCCCACTGGATGCTGGTTAGTTTTGAATGCTGGACCAGTACGAACCGGTTCGAGGAGTCTTGTTTCTCTGTTCCATCAAAGCCTTCCCGCGTCGCTTGTCGATTTCCCAAACAAATGGCAGCCAGATTCAGTCGAAGCATTCGGAAAGATGAATTCGATATAGTTACCGAGCGGAAGATACCGTGGGCCATGTCTGAGTCGCAGGTCTCTTCCGGGGTGTGAATAGAATGAATTCAATAGCACGAGACGTGAGCTAGACCGGCTCCTAATTCCCATTTCCCATTGGGATCGACAAACCCGCCAGAGTTACGAGGTTGGAAACATCGTATTGCCTGTTCGGAGCCGCTCCGTCAGAAGGCCTTACCGCGGACAAAGAGACGGAAAAGCTCACGGAAGATAAAGTCCGTCGGCCGATGGCTGAGATGAAAGTGTACGTGTAACGGCTCTTCTAAAACGGGGTCAGAGAGCTCGCAACAAGTCAAAGAGCCGACTTGCTTCTGAGGTTTTGGGGAAGAACAGCATCCAAAAGTCAAGCTCCCAACGAGCCGTCCGTTCGCAGAGGTGACGGCTGAGCGTTGGCTCGGTTTCGGTTTTTTTGGCAAGGTCGAGGCGGAGTT
Encoded proteins:
- a CDS encoding Pre-rRNA-processing protein ESF1 — its product is MSSKSSKNGKNGQIADSRFSNFETDPRFRLPSKKQTKTTIDKRFSRMLKDDSFTGTAKVDRYGRKVKSDTKKKALQRLYEPEDGEEEDEEEQDKGMEVEADDVVERELAKANAKYDPARGGGFSESESESESDDDDESDEETTAVADPKASMSRLHDEQADVEDGEVTNRIAIVNLDWDNIKSADLFALFASFLPSTGGRIEKVSVYPSEFGKERMGREELEGPPKEIFKKSDGSDEDSEDSEAEEEAIKKELLEEGDAEDFDHDALRKYQLDRLRYFYAVMTVSDKTTAQKLYEATDGTEYQSSSNFLDLRFIPDDVTFDDEPRDECDKMPEGYKPVEFTTDALQHSKVKLTWDINPDDAARKASINRAFTGSRSQLEENDLKAYLASDSEDDGDSFAGFEDEEKKEGEEAAAEPKLSKKELARRKMREALGLGAEEEKKKSKDGPVGEMEITFTPALTESKKDKKPEEEETTIEKYKRKERERKEKKREAARARREGGTATAEVAEPAEEEEVGDAGEDLGFDDPFFTTDEPVAASKTKTSVRKEERLAKRAAREAEEKEKAEQKAQLQLLMADENDNEQAAHLDHFDMNEILKAEKLKKKKGKAAKRLAAKKAAAGGDENVGLQQDFRMDVDDDRFKAVFESHEYAIDPSNPKFKGTEAMQKLLEEGRKKRKAGGGDDDEAPAEREGKKAKKSKGERKAEDEELSRLVASVKKKASSKAGKKQA
- a CDS encoding SNF2 family domain-containing protein, with the protein product MDAEVSQSEMDDEEMQESMDDELMMDAEDDSEYEVQEQALGTKLAGKKRKRVTFADDNTTKDSVTRQARTAQEYTVFLRQKADKNLKRDFIRQIQVKRKAGITDIVLQPPKAKRRRQRRTTNNHLSDLEELGSSALPELGAIPNPNQAKVSRQVRMRQIAMATTEGDSNRHLGSQREDARLGMKIWGRGVVTCVGVSDYLLRGMKTPVRGWQLQASARMVIRENATERPNGGILGDQMGMGKTLTSLLLIVGCPPLSEDIQAGCGGTLVVVPGPNVLKEWSEAIIKHTSAIQPGDVLVFKKGSNTLEISQIAQYKIVITTYQELLKYPSGKKMEALITKHGKGTQALRAAVKQIAGPLFDIEWYRVVFDELHTIKNSETQKIYPYVKLVRVEGIDTKKDFIRIYKKGPDAARKLDALINQITIRRNHEDEFLGKQMLEGIPNFDAEIRWVNLSEEERLIYDAITDHFKSKASIVAMANKRRAISHPYLLEKSFLEKIDCAAIRALIDSLKEVEGRRWVYHQIGRRTSREDPDTASATQQPDSDDEEAPALTPQEISYVPMDPFGKSSFGGMFSMSRLLEGTIAEKEIVDIKCGICKQRQQADPWRIAECNHIICGACFYKKMLKLKKCPTCKHPLDKLKIERVPTLKAMAQGHVSEATEESGDEDSDNEESDNEDPHDETLVTNNATSRQIIAAKSRKVQENRERKRVMRRKHGADYINNLPVLDDNDAMFVNISVNWNGGVPCPGTKLTVAKEIILQWQMEAPEDKIIIFIEFIKTAVLLGVVLNLEGIPFVYLNGKLTTKEKIDAVDAFKNDPKVKILIASMRVGGQALNLTCANRIIQIDSWWNESAGDQANGRVNRMGQLKPSHAVAIKARDTIDEYITDLQGRKTQEIEYVMQDDGRVTEMLSDFERMALTAPIAWDETKQRLIEEIEEENGPESVLGVH